In Rosa chinensis cultivar Old Blush chromosome 1, RchiOBHm-V2, whole genome shotgun sequence, a genomic segment contains:
- the LOC112181548 gene encoding receptor-like cytoplasmic kinase 176 isoform X2, with protein MSGGLHNNPKGLPVNDPESTRIEVYKGCIDEHSLKATKPGTGIDITIKMPSRKERFRLQDHQDLLVTEFNRLGQLIHPNLVKMIGYCLEDNNGLLVYEFMPRGSLGVHLHSRDPQSQPLSWNLRMKIALSAAKGLAFLHGDKAKMIYGDFKPSNILLDSNYEAKIYGYGLVEDDELEGYRRLRGHDTECSLDSSYAAPEYLTDTHRGEYEYRFESSDDDEMDDFVRLSPKSDVYSFGIVLLEMISGRQPLDNTKPMKERKLVQWAKPYLTRRRKILKIIDDRIEGQYSKGGAIRAAKLVAQCLSLDPKGRPNMNDVVKALEQLQESSGMAGFGICEDEPSCRNQSRKYQSERQCNNCFLFQAICFRQPCIRY; from the exons ATGAGTGGCGGACTTCACAACAACCCAAAGGGGCTCCCGGTTAATGACCCAGAAAGTACTAGAATTGAAG TCTACAAGGGATGTATTGATGAGCATTCACTCAAGGCCACCAAGCCTGGTACCGGCATAGACATCACCATAAAGATGCCTAGCAGAAAAGAGAGGTTCCGGCTGCAGGATCACCAGGACTTGTTGGTG ACAGAATTTAACCGCCTTGGACAGCTTATTCATCCAAATCTTGTAAAAATGATTGGCTACTGTCTAGAGGATAACAATGGGCTCCTGGTGTATGAATTTATGCCTCGAGGCAGCTTGGGAGTACATCTACATTCAA GGGATCCTCAATCACAACCGCTTTCATGGAACCTTCGCATGAAGATTGCGCTTAGTGCTGCTAAGGGTCTAGCATTTCTTCACGGTGACAAGGCAAAAATGATATACGGGGACTTCAAACCTTCTAATATTCTTCTTGATTCA AACTATGAAGCCAAAATCTATGGTTATGGCTTGGTAGAGGATGATGAGCTTGAAGGTTATAGAAGGCTTAGAGGCCATGACACTGAATGCTCTCTGGATTCATCGTACGCAGCTCCCGAGTATCTTACGGACACACACAGAGGAGAATATGAGTACAGATTTGAAAGCAGCGATGATGATGAAATGG ATGACTTTGTTCGCTTGAGTCCCAAAAGTGATGTCTACAGTTTTGGGATTGTTCTGCTCGAAATGATATCCGGCAGACAACCTCTTGACAATACGAAGCCAATGAAAGAGCGCAAGTTAGTGCAATGGGCGAAGCCTTACCTtaccagaagaagaaaaattctcaaaattattGATGATCGTATTGAAGGCCAGTACTCCAAAGGTGGAGCTATTAGAGCAGCTAAGCTTGTAGCTCAATGCTTATCACTAGATCCCAAGGGAAGGCCGAACATGAATGATGTGGTAAAAGCATTGGAGCAGCTTCAGGAATCCAGTGGCATGGCTGGCTTTGGAATTTGTGAAGATGAACCTTCCTGCAGAAATCAAAGTAGGAAGTATCAATCAGAAAGGCAATGCAATAACTGCTTCTTATTCCAGGCAATCTGTTTCCGGCAGCCATGCATAAGATATTGA
- the LOC112181548 gene encoding receptor-like cytoplasmic kinase 176 isoform X1, with protein MSGGLHNNPKGLPVNDPESTRIEGGAILQSFSLKIFCYNELKKATRNFRFKNIVGFGDSNTVYKGCIDEHSLKATKPGTGIDITIKMPSRKERFRLQDHQDLLVTEFNRLGQLIHPNLVKMIGYCLEDNNGLLVYEFMPRGSLGVHLHSRDPQSQPLSWNLRMKIALSAAKGLAFLHGDKAKMIYGDFKPSNILLDSNYEAKIYGYGLVEDDELEGYRRLRGHDTECSLDSSYAAPEYLTDTHRGEYEYRFESSDDDEMDDFVRLSPKSDVYSFGIVLLEMISGRQPLDNTKPMKERKLVQWAKPYLTRRRKILKIIDDRIEGQYSKGGAIRAAKLVAQCLSLDPKGRPNMNDVVKALEQLQESSGMAGFGICEDEPSCRNQSRKYQSERQCNNCFLFQAICFRQPCIRY; from the exons ATGAGTGGCGGACTTCACAACAACCCAAAGGGGCTCCCGGTTAATGACCCAGAAAGTACTAGAATTGAAG GGGGAGCTATATTGCAGTCTTTCAGCTTGAAGATCTTCTGCTATAATGAACTGAAAAAGGCCACCAGGAACTTCCGTTTTAAAAATATTGTGGGTTTTGGTGATTCTAATACAGTCTACAAGGGATGTATTGATGAGCATTCACTCAAGGCCACCAAGCCTGGTACCGGCATAGACATCACCATAAAGATGCCTAGCAGAAAAGAGAGGTTCCGGCTGCAGGATCACCAGGACTTGTTGGTG ACAGAATTTAACCGCCTTGGACAGCTTATTCATCCAAATCTTGTAAAAATGATTGGCTACTGTCTAGAGGATAACAATGGGCTCCTGGTGTATGAATTTATGCCTCGAGGCAGCTTGGGAGTACATCTACATTCAA GGGATCCTCAATCACAACCGCTTTCATGGAACCTTCGCATGAAGATTGCGCTTAGTGCTGCTAAGGGTCTAGCATTTCTTCACGGTGACAAGGCAAAAATGATATACGGGGACTTCAAACCTTCTAATATTCTTCTTGATTCA AACTATGAAGCCAAAATCTATGGTTATGGCTTGGTAGAGGATGATGAGCTTGAAGGTTATAGAAGGCTTAGAGGCCATGACACTGAATGCTCTCTGGATTCATCGTACGCAGCTCCCGAGTATCTTACGGACACACACAGAGGAGAATATGAGTACAGATTTGAAAGCAGCGATGATGATGAAATGG ATGACTTTGTTCGCTTGAGTCCCAAAAGTGATGTCTACAGTTTTGGGATTGTTCTGCTCGAAATGATATCCGGCAGACAACCTCTTGACAATACGAAGCCAATGAAAGAGCGCAAGTTAGTGCAATGGGCGAAGCCTTACCTtaccagaagaagaaaaattctcaaaattattGATGATCGTATTGAAGGCCAGTACTCCAAAGGTGGAGCTATTAGAGCAGCTAAGCTTGTAGCTCAATGCTTATCACTAGATCCCAAGGGAAGGCCGAACATGAATGATGTGGTAAAAGCATTGGAGCAGCTTCAGGAATCCAGTGGCATGGCTGGCTTTGGAATTTGTGAAGATGAACCTTCCTGCAGAAATCAAAGTAGGAAGTATCAATCAGAAAGGCAATGCAATAACTGCTTCTTATTCCAGGCAATCTGTTTCCGGCAGCCATGCATAAGATATTGA